One Streptococcus sp. DTU_2020_1001019_1_SI_AUS_MUR_006 DNA window includes the following coding sequences:
- a CDS encoding ABC transporter ATP-binding protein, whose amino-acid sequence MKKLAKRITGREWGMIFVTVLFTCCSVYLELEVPTYVSRITELLGTPGTELGDLWSPATKMMGLSLLAFMSSVAVGFFASRVAATYTTHLRSDIFNRVLDFSQTEIKRFSIPSLLTRTTNDITQIQMLFTMGLQVVTRGPIMAIWAIGKILGKSEYWLWAVVVAVIVNVLMTTVLMTLAFPKQSVIQKLTDKLNSITRESLTGIRVVRAYNAEDYQDQKFEEANEEVTRLNLFVSRLMAIMNPIMQAISSGLILAIYWIGAYLINDASLTERLPLFSDMVVFMSYAMQVVMGFLLMGALFIVLPRTLVSAGRINQVLDLHSSIENPSQPQTAEASVQGQVEFRDVTFRYSKNSEAVVEHVSFKAEAGQTIAFIGSTGSGKSTLVNLLPRFYDVSDGEILVDGVNVKDYDLEDLRNKVGYIPQKAVLFSGDVKGNLDFGKSQETPLSETAMWQALELAQSKNFIEDKEAGLASEVAQGGTNFSGGQRQRLAIARALARKPEILIFDDSFSALDYKTDRILRQVLAEKTQSMTKLIVAQRISTIMDADLILVLDQGKVVGQGTHKELLATNEVYQEIAYSQLSKEELEHGK is encoded by the coding sequence ATGAAGAAACTCGCTAAACGTATCACAGGAAGAGAGTGGGGCATGATTTTTGTGACTGTTCTCTTTACCTGTTGCTCGGTCTATCTAGAGTTAGAAGTACCGACTTACGTTTCAAGAATAACAGAATTGCTTGGAACACCAGGCACAGAGCTAGGAGATCTTTGGTCCCCAGCAACTAAGATGATGGGCTTATCTCTACTTGCCTTTATGTCGTCGGTAGCGGTTGGATTTTTCGCCTCTCGTGTTGCAGCAACTTACACAACTCATCTAAGAAGCGATATTTTTAATCGAGTTCTGGATTTTTCACAGACAGAGATTAAACGTTTTTCAATCCCCAGTCTTTTGACTCGGACGACCAACGATATCACGCAGATTCAGATGCTTTTTACTATGGGACTCCAGGTGGTAACACGTGGACCTATCATGGCTATTTGGGCCATCGGTAAAATCCTTGGCAAATCTGAATACTGGCTCTGGGCAGTAGTAGTGGCTGTTATCGTCAATGTTCTGATGACAACTGTTCTCATGACTCTGGCCTTTCCTAAACAATCTGTCATTCAAAAATTGACAGATAAACTCAATAGTATCACTCGTGAAAGCTTGACAGGAATTCGGGTTGTTCGTGCTTATAATGCTGAGGATTATCAAGATCAGAAATTCGAAGAAGCTAATGAAGAAGTCACGCGACTCAATCTCTTTGTTAGTCGCTTAATGGCCATTATGAACCCAATTATGCAGGCGATTTCTAGTGGCTTGATCCTTGCAATTTACTGGATTGGTGCCTATCTTATCAACGATGCTAGCCTGACAGAACGTCTGCCACTCTTTAGTGATATGGTGGTCTTCATGTCTTATGCCATGCAGGTCGTGATGGGCTTCTTGCTCATGGGTGCTCTCTTTATCGTCCTTCCTCGTACCTTGGTTTCTGCAGGACGTATCAATCAAGTGCTGGACTTGCATTCTTCTATTGAAAATCCTAGTCAACCACAGACTGCAGAAGCATCTGTTCAAGGTCAAGTGGAATTCCGTGATGTAACCTTCCGTTACTCTAAAAACTCAGAAGCGGTTGTGGAGCATGTCAGTTTCAAGGCAGAAGCAGGACAAACCATTGCCTTTATCGGCTCAACTGGTTCTGGTAAATCTACGCTTGTGAACCTCTTGCCTCGTTTTTATGATGTATCTGATGGGGAAATCCTAGTGGACGGTGTCAATGTGAAAGATTACGACTTGGAAGATTTGCGTAATAAAGTCGGCTATATCCCACAAAAAGCAGTCCTCTTCTCAGGAGATGTCAAGGGCAATCTCGACTTTGGTAAGAGTCAAGAAACGCCACTAAGTGAGACTGCCATGTGGCAAGCTTTGGAATTGGCCCAGTCTAAAAACTTTATCGAAGATAAGGAAGCAGGTCTAGCTTCAGAAGTGGCTCAAGGTGGGACTAACTTCTCAGGAGGTCAAAGACAACGTTTGGCCATTGCGCGTGCCTTGGCTCGTAAGCCAGAGATTCTCATTTTTGACGATTCATTCTCAGCCTTGGACTACAAGACAGACCGTATCTTGCGCCAAGTATTAGCTGAAAAGACACAATCCATGACCAAGTTGATCGTTGCCCAACGCATTTCAACCATCATGGACGCTGACCTGATCTTAGTCTTGGATCAGGGGAAAGTCGTGGGACAAGGCACCCACAAGGAACTTCTTGCAACTAACGAAGTTTATCAAGAAATTGCCTATTCACAACTATCGAAGGAGGAATTGGAACATGGAAAATAA
- a CDS encoding ABC transporter ATP-binding protein — MENKKMSLWKQYKPFLAGLQLPLLVAVVAAVCSSIITVYGPTKIKEITNLISDGLATEIDLVAVSSIASFLAILYVLGAILNYTQAYIFSTSIQHFSKRLRTAIAEKINRLPLAYFDRHSQGDTLSRVTNDVDTAAQSLNQSLGTVLSASFLLIAVLITMFGMNWILALVTVISTLVGFAAVSVIMAKSQGYFKAQQNNLAAVNGYVEEMYSGHNVVTSYNAVDTTKETFAGLNQNLHDSIWKSQFISGIMMPAMFFVGNFSYVLVVIVGAALALEGHISIGIIVAFMVYVRTFSQPLSQIAQGITSLQQASAAMTRVFEFLGEAEMEDESHKERQLTGMKGDVVFDRVAFGYTPEKTIIHDFSATAHAGQKVAIVGPTGAGKTTIVNLLMKFYEIDKGSIRIDGVDTKAMKRSEVHDAFSMVLQDTWLFEGTIRDNLIYNQTGISDERVIEAAKAVGIHHFITTLPDGYDTVLDDTVTLSVGQKQLLTIARALLKDAPLLILDEATSSVDTRTEELIQKAMDRLMEGRTSFVIAHRLSTIRNADLILVMKDGNIIEQGNHEELMAQGGFYADLYNSQFTEDEVEE, encoded by the coding sequence ATGGAAAATAAGAAAATGTCCTTATGGAAACAATATAAACCTTTTCTAGCAGGTCTCCAACTTCCCCTACTAGTTGCAGTTGTGGCGGCTGTATGTTCAAGCATCATCACGGTTTATGGACCAACTAAGATTAAGGAAATCACCAACTTGATTTCAGATGGCTTGGCTACAGAAATCGATTTGGTAGCTGTGTCAAGTATCGCCAGCTTTTTAGCTATTTTGTATGTGCTTGGTGCCATTCTCAACTATACGCAAGCCTATATCTTTTCAACGAGTATCCAACATTTTTCAAAACGCTTGCGGACAGCTATCGCTGAAAAAATTAATCGTCTGCCACTTGCTTATTTTGACCGTCATTCTCAAGGAGATACTCTATCTCGTGTAACCAATGACGTCGATACGGCGGCTCAGTCCCTCAACCAAAGTCTGGGAACAGTGCTCTCAGCTAGCTTTCTACTGATTGCTGTTTTGATTACCATGTTTGGCATGAACTGGATTTTGGCATTGGTAACAGTTATTTCAACCCTTGTAGGTTTTGCAGCTGTTTCAGTCATTATGGCCAAGTCACAGGGTTACTTTAAAGCCCAACAAAATAATTTAGCAGCTGTCAATGGTTATGTGGAAGAAATGTACTCTGGCCACAATGTTGTGACCAGCTATAACGCTGTGGACACCACTAAAGAAACATTCGCAGGATTGAATCAAAATCTACATGATAGTATCTGGAAATCTCAGTTTATTTCTGGCATCATGATGCCTGCTATGTTCTTTGTCGGAAACTTTAGTTATGTTTTGGTTGTTATCGTCGGTGCTGCCTTGGCTCTTGAAGGCCATATCAGTATTGGGATTATCGTAGCTTTTATGGTTTATGTTCGAACCTTCTCGCAACCCTTATCACAGATTGCCCAAGGAATTACCAGCTTGCAACAGGCTAGTGCAGCTATGACACGTGTTTTTGAGTTTCTAGGAGAAGCTGAGATGGAAGATGAATCTCATAAGGAAAGACAATTGACTGGCATGAAGGGTGATGTGGTCTTTGACAGAGTTGCCTTTGGCTATACTCCTGAGAAAACGATCATTCATGATTTTTCTGCGACAGCTCATGCAGGGCAAAAGGTTGCCATTGTTGGGCCGACTGGAGCGGGTAAGACTACTATTGTCAATCTCTTGATGAAGTTCTATGAGATTGATAAGGGAAGTATTCGCATCGATGGTGTGGATACCAAGGCTATGAAGCGCTCAGAAGTGCACGATGCCTTTTCAATGGTCTTGCAGGATACCTGGCTCTTTGAAGGAACCATTCGAGACAATCTCATTTATAATCAAACAGGTATCAGTGATGAACGTGTGATTGAAGCTGCCAAAGCAGTAGGGATCCACCACTTTATCACAACCTTACCTGATGGATACGATACTGTTTTGGATGATACAGTGACCTTGTCCGTCGGACAGAAACAGCTCTTGACCATCGCTCGTGCCCTTCTCAAGGATGCTCCGCTCTTGATTCTTGATGAAGCGACCTCTTCAGTCGATACACGTACAGAGGAGTTGATTCAGAAAGCCATGGACCGTTTGATGGAGGGACGCACATCCTTTGTTATTGCCCATCGTTTGTCAACTATTCGTAATGCTGATTTGATTCTTGTCATGAAAGATGGAAATATCATCGAACAAGGAAATCATGAGGAGCTTATGGCTCAGGGTGGTTTCTATGCTGATCTCTACAATAGTCAATTTACAGAAGATGAAGTAGAAGAATAA
- a CDS encoding phosphatase PAP2 family protein, giving the protein MKNYQEWYDKRKSSLLQHPQLLQLMRVFNRMMTVLMPLAYLTLLGTSLISKGLGKEFATYILVPASGFVLLTLVRKWINQPRPYETWEIIPLLDKDSSGNSMPSRHVFSATIISMACLHANLPVGLVLLVFSALLGFVRVLGGVHYPKDVLVGYACGLILGILFFIF; this is encoded by the coding sequence ATGAAAAACTATCAAGAGTGGTACGATAAAAGGAAATCAAGTCTCCTTCAACATCCACAGCTATTACAATTGATGCGAGTTTTTAATCGCATGATGACAGTTCTGATGCCCTTAGCCTACTTGACTTTGTTGGGGACAAGTCTTATAAGCAAGGGCTTGGGGAAAGAATTTGCCACCTATATCTTAGTGCCAGCTTCTGGCTTTGTCCTATTGACGCTGGTGCGTAAGTGGATCAATCAACCACGTCCCTATGAAACTTGGGAAATTATTCCGCTACTAGATAAGGACAGTTCTGGTAATTCAATGCCTAGTCGCCATGTCTTTTCAGCAACCATCATTTCCATGGCTTGCCTGCATGCAAATCTTCCTGTGGGGTTGGTTTTGTTGGTCTTCTCAGCTCTTCTCGGATTTGTGCGGGTTTTAGGTGGTGTTCATTATCCCAAGGATGTTTTAGTTGGCTACGCCTGTGGTCTCATCTTGGGAATTCTTTTCTTTATTTTCTAA
- a CDS encoding LytTR family DNA-binding domain-containing protein, with the protein MKLRIEIDSELTETEIVIKAAALTDEIADLQRLLQETKAPRLIFYKGTGEYYLDLAEILFFETEGSKIYAHTQKEAYEVRLKLYELESILPRYFSRVSKSTIANLRQVYSVDKSFSGTGTISFYQTHKEVHVSRHYQSLLKENLRNMR; encoded by the coding sequence ATGAAGTTACGAATCGAGATTGATAGTGAATTAACTGAGACAGAGATTGTCATCAAGGCTGCAGCCCTGACAGATGAAATAGCTGACTTGCAACGACTCTTGCAAGAAACCAAGGCTCCTAGGTTGATCTTTTATAAGGGGACGGGTGAGTACTACTTAGACTTGGCAGAAATCCTCTTCTTTGAGACGGAAGGTAGCAAGATTTACGCCCATACCCAGAAAGAGGCCTACGAGGTGAGACTCAAGCTTTATGAGTTAGAGTCCATCCTGCCCCGCTATTTCAGTCGGGTATCCAAGTCGACCATAGCCAATCTTCGGCAGGTCTACTCAGTGGACAAGTCCTTCTCAGGGACAGGCACTATTTCCTTTTATCAGACCCACAAGGAGGTTCACGTGTCACGGCACTACCAATCCCTCCTAAAAGAAAATCTAAGAAACATGAGGTAA
- a CDS encoding LiaF transmembrane domain-containing protein produces MKKKAFGIVLLVLAALVLLQGNFGIPSLGGHIWPLIGIGFFAYQSVEAILRRHFTSASFTALVALMIANHFYDILPIPNQSLFWASILIVMGVSALTHSNRTWNGKKWWYDGEKTILTDKEVAFGAGTFYKQDQELVEDEFEVGFGNAKIYYDNAEMLGDFATLNIEVGFGNAVIYVPQHWRVDLKVETFCGAAKADAPVAPTSKTLIIRGDVAFGKLGVVYVK; encoded by the coding sequence ATGAAAAAGAAAGCATTTGGTATTGTGTTGCTAGTATTGGCAGCTTTAGTGTTATTGCAGGGGAATTTTGGAATCCCTTCTCTGGGAGGGCACATTTGGCCTTTGATTGGTATTGGATTTTTTGCCTATCAATCAGTTGAAGCAATCCTTCGTCGTCATTTTACTTCAGCCTCCTTTACAGCCCTAGTGGCCCTCATGATTGCTAATCATTTTTATGACATTTTACCGATTCCCAATCAGTCATTGTTCTGGGCAAGTATTTTAATCGTAATGGGTGTCAGCGCACTCACTCATTCTAACAGAACTTGGAATGGAAAAAAATGGTGGTATGACGGTGAAAAGACCATTCTGACAGACAAGGAAGTCGCTTTTGGAGCGGGTACATTTTACAAGCAAGATCAAGAATTGGTAGAAGATGAGTTTGAGGTCGGATTTGGGAATGCCAAAATCTATTATGACAATGCAGAGATGTTAGGTGATTTCGCTACTCTGAATATCGAAGTCGGTTTTGGGAATGCAGTTATCTACGTGCCTCAACACTGGAGAGTAGATCTAAAGGTAGAGACTTTTTGTGGTGCGGCCAAGGCAGATGCTCCTGTAGCCCCAACCAGCAAAACTTTGATTATCCGTGGAGATGTAGCTTTTGGGAAATTAGGAGTTGTTTACGTTAAATAA
- the rpmB gene encoding 50S ribosomal protein L28 produces the protein MAKVCYFTGRKTVSGNNRSHAMNQTKRAVKPNLQKVTVLIDGKPKKVWASARALKSGKVERV, from the coding sequence ATGGCTAAAGTATGTTACTTTACAGGTCGTAAGACTGTATCAGGAAACAACCGTTCACACGCGATGAACCAAACAAAACGTGCCGTAAAACCAAACCTTCAAAAAGTTACTGTACTTATCGATGGTAAACCTAAAAAAGTTTGGGCTTCAGCTCGTGCTTTGAAATCAGGTAAAGTAGAACGCGTTTAA
- a CDS encoding Asp23/Gls24 family envelope stress response protein, with product MTVKINTKDGQIELTDEVIATVVGGAATEIFGVVGMASKKALKDNFQALLGKENYSKGVVVKAAEDGSIAVDVYTVLSYGTKISEVSKNIQERVRFSLENQLGITAQTVNVYIQNIKVVGE from the coding sequence ATGACTGTAAAAATTAATACAAAAGATGGTCAAATCGAACTAACAGATGAAGTGATTGCTACCGTTGTAGGCGGTGCAGCAACTGAGATTTTTGGTGTGGTCGGTATGGCAAGTAAGAAAGCCCTCAAAGATAATTTCCAAGCCCTCCTTGGGAAGGAAAATTATTCTAAAGGTGTCGTTGTAAAAGCGGCCGAAGATGGTAGCATTGCAGTTGATGTATATACCGTGTTGAGCTACGGAACTAAGATTAGTGAAGTCTCAAAAAACATCCAAGAGCGTGTACGCTTTAGTTTGGAAAACCAACTTGGCATCACTGCTCAAACTGTGAATGTCTACATTCAAAATATCAAAGTTGTAGGAGAATAA
- a CDS encoding DAK2 domain-containing protein gives MSNITTSLFQEMVQAASTRLNKQAEYVNSLNVFPVPDGDTGTNMGMTIENGAKEVADKPASTVGEAASILAKGLLMGARGNSGVITSQLFRGFSQAIKTKEELTGKDLALAFQSGVEVAYKAVMKPVEGTILTVSRGAAIGAKKKAEQTDDAIEVMRAALEGAKTALAKTPDMLPVLKEVGVVDSGGQGLVFIYEGFLSALTGEYSASEDFVATPANMGEMINAEHHKSVAGHVATEDITFGYCTEIMVALKQGPTYAKEFDYEEFRNYLNDLGDSLLVVNDDEIVKVHVHTEDPGLVMQEGLKYGSLVKVKVDNMRNQHEAQVEKEATQVSKPAEEKEYALIAVVAGQGLADIFRAQGVDYVIEGGQTMNPSTEDFVKAVEQVNARNIIFLPNNKNIFMAAQSAAEVLEQPAVVVEARTLPQGLTSLLAFDPSKSIEENQERMTAALGDVVSGSVTTAVRDTTIDGLEIHENDNLGMVDGKILVSNPDMHQTLTETLKHMLDEDSEIVTFYIGEDGSEELANQIAQEIAEEFEDVEVEIHQGQQPVYPYLFSVE, from the coding sequence GTGTCAAATATTACTACAAGCTTATTTCAAGAAATGGTACAGGCTGCATCTACTCGTTTGAACAAGCAAGCCGAATATGTCAACTCATTGAACGTCTTCCCAGTTCCAGATGGAGATACAGGAACAAACATGGGAATGACTATCGAAAATGGTGCTAAAGAAGTAGCAGACAAACCAGCTTCAACTGTTGGTGAGGCTGCAAGTATCTTGGCTAAAGGTCTTTTGATGGGTGCGCGTGGGAACTCAGGAGTTATCACTTCACAGCTTTTCCGCGGATTCTCACAAGCCATCAAGACAAAAGAAGAGTTAACAGGAAAAGACCTAGCTCTTGCCTTCCAATCTGGTGTTGAAGTAGCCTACAAGGCTGTTATGAAGCCAGTTGAAGGAACAATCTTGACTGTATCACGTGGTGCTGCCATTGGTGCTAAGAAAAAAGCCGAGCAGACAGACGATGCTATTGAGGTTATGCGTGCAGCTTTGGAAGGAGCTAAAACAGCCCTTGCTAAGACTCCAGACATGCTTCCAGTATTGAAGGAAGTTGGAGTTGTAGACTCAGGTGGTCAAGGTTTGGTCTTCATCTACGAAGGCTTCCTTTCAGCTCTTACTGGTGAATACAGTGCGTCTGAAGACTTTGTAGCGACTCCAGCGAATATGGGTGAGATGATCAATGCAGAACACCACAAATCTGTAGCCGGACATGTAGCAACTGAAGACATTACCTTTGGTTACTGTACGGAGATCATGGTTGCCCTTAAGCAAGGCCCAACTTATGCTAAAGAGTTTGACTACGAAGAATTCCGTAACTATTTGAACGACCTTGGGGATTCTCTGCTTGTTGTCAACGACGACGAAATCGTTAAAGTTCACGTCCATACAGAAGATCCAGGACTTGTTATGCAAGAAGGTCTGAAATATGGTAGCTTGGTTAAGGTTAAAGTCGATAACATGCGTAACCAACACGAAGCACAAGTGGAAAAAGAAGCAACTCAAGTCAGCAAACCAGCTGAAGAAAAAGAATACGCCCTTATCGCAGTAGTAGCTGGACAAGGCTTGGCAGACATCTTCCGTGCTCAAGGTGTGGACTATGTCATCGAAGGTGGACAAACCATGAACCCTTCTACAGAAGATTTTGTCAAGGCTGTAGAGCAAGTGAATGCTCGCAACATCATTTTCTTGCCAAACAACAAAAATATCTTTATGGCAGCTCAATCTGCAGCTGAAGTATTGGAACAACCAGCAGTAGTGGTAGAAGCACGTACTCTTCCTCAAGGATTGACTAGCCTTCTAGCATTTGACCCAAGCAAGTCTATCGAAGAAAACCAAGAACGTATGACTGCAGCCCTTGGCGATGTAGTCAGTGGTAGTGTAACAACAGCCGTTCGTGATACAACTATCGATGGTTTGGAAATCCATGAAAATGACAATCTTGGTATGGTAGATGGTAAGATCCTCGTATCAAACCCTGATATGCACCAAACTCTGACTGAAACATTGAAACATATGTTGGATGAAGACAGTGAAATCGTAACCTTCTATATTGGAGAAGATGGAAGCGAAGAATTGGCTAACCAAATCGCCCAAGAAATCGCAGAAGAATTCGAAGATGTCGAAGTAGAAATCCACCAAGGTCAACAACCAGTGTATCCATATCTTTTCAGTGTGGAATAA
- a CDS encoding ABC transporter ATP-binding protein: MNMIKVEGLNKNIKGKAILKDISFEVAEGECVALIGPNGAGKTTLLDCLLGDKLVTSGQVSIQGLPVTNSQLDYIRGYLPQENVIVQKLKVKELIGFFQSIYPNPLSNQEIDQLLQFDKQQKEQLAEKLSGGQKRLFSFVLTLIGRPKLVFLDEPTAAMDTSTRQRFWEIVQDLKAQGVTILYSSHYIEEVEHTADRILVLNKGELIRDTTPLAMRSEEIEKHFVLPLAYKEVVEQSNLVENWSQKQDALQVVTREADAFWERLVQAGCRIQEIEVTNRSLLDTIFEETQKGDD; encoded by the coding sequence ATGAACATGATTAAGGTAGAAGGCTTAAATAAAAACATCAAGGGCAAGGCTATATTGAAGGATATTTCCTTTGAGGTGGCTGAAGGTGAATGTGTCGCCTTGATTGGGCCCAATGGTGCTGGTAAGACAACACTCTTGGACTGTTTGCTTGGAGATAAACTGGTCACCAGCGGTCAAGTATCCATCCAAGGATTGCCAGTGACGAATTCTCAGTTAGACTATATTAGAGGCTACCTCCCTCAAGAAAATGTCATTGTTCAGAAATTAAAGGTTAAAGAGTTGATTGGTTTCTTTCAAAGCATTTACCCAAATCCCTTGAGCAACCAGGAGATTGATCAACTATTGCAGTTTGACAAGCAACAAAAAGAGCAGTTGGCAGAAAAATTGTCAGGTGGGCAAAAACGTCTCTTCTCTTTTGTCTTGACCTTGATTGGGCGACCAAAACTTGTCTTTTTAGATGAGCCAACTGCGGCCATGGATACTTCAACCCGTCAACGTTTTTGGGAAATTGTCCAAGACTTAAAAGCGCAGGGAGTTACCATTCTCTATTCGTCTCATTATATCGAGGAAGTAGAGCATACAGCAGACCGGATTTTGGTCTTAAATAAGGGAGAATTGATCCGTGATACGACACCTCTAGCCATGCGCAGTGAGGAGATTGAAAAGCACTTTGTCCTACCTCTAGCTTACAAGGAAGTCGTCGAACAGTCTAACTTGGTTGAAAACTGGTCACAAAAACAAGATGCCCTGCAAGTAGTCACACGCGAAGCGGATGCTTTCTGGGAACGGTTAGTCCAGGCAGGATGTAGGATTCAAGAAATTGAAGTCACTAACCGTAGCTTGCTGGATACAATCTTTGAAGAAACACAAAAGGGAGATGACTAA
- a CDS encoding ABC transporter permease codes for MKRWIALNKIEFLLTKRQLVYYLLSVGMPTAFYLFFSGMYQDTPSGPANFMRDYLISMTAFSMMSTAMFSFPAVLHTDKINNWQKTLRHTPVNMVEYYLSKITSMMVDYLVSILVVFSVGHLVRGVDMPLGSWIGAALLLIAGSVAFVALGLILTLLPSSQLMSVVGNLLYLGLAVLGGLWMPITLFPDWMQAIGKCLPTYQLMELLKTFLNEGGINLSATVYLLVFSAVLFGLTIYLQGHKENS; via the coding sequence ATGAAACGATGGATTGCACTAAACAAGATAGAATTTCTATTGACCAAACGACAATTAGTCTATTATCTATTATCTGTAGGGATGCCGACGGCCTTCTATTTATTCTTTTCAGGCATGTACCAGGATACACCAAGTGGGCCGGCTAATTTTATGCGCGACTACCTTATCTCTATGACGGCCTTTTCCATGATGTCGACAGCTATGTTTTCATTCCCAGCTGTTTTACATACCGATAAGATCAACAACTGGCAGAAAACATTACGCCATACTCCAGTAAATATGGTAGAATATTATCTATCAAAGATAACAAGTATGATGGTTGATTATTTGGTTTCAATCCTGGTTGTTTTCTCAGTTGGGCACTTGGTCAGGGGTGTGGATATGCCTCTAGGAAGCTGGATTGGGGCTGCGCTCTTGCTTATTGCGGGAAGTGTAGCTTTTGTAGCGCTTGGCTTGATCCTGACACTCTTACCGTCTAGTCAGCTGATGTCTGTCGTGGGCAATCTTCTCTATCTAGGATTGGCTGTTTTAGGCGGACTCTGGATGCCCATCACTTTATTTCCAGACTGGATGCAAGCAATCGGGAAGTGTCTACCAACCTATCAGTTGATGGAGTTGCTCAAGACCTTCTTAAACGAGGGTGGCATCAATTTATCAGCCACAGTTTATCTACTTGTTTTTTCAGCAGTTTTATTTGGTTTGACTATTTACCTTCAAGGTCATAAGGAGAATTCTTAA
- a CDS encoding sensor histidine kinase — protein MLEKLKSIHYMFWASLIFMVFPILSAVVGEIPSWHLLVDILFVVAYLGVLTTKSQRLSWLFWIIMLAYVAGNTVFIYGNYVWFFFFLANLLIYHFRVRSLRSLHVWTFLLAQVLVVGQLMMFQSVETEAVAFELGILTFVDLMTLGLVRIRIVEDLKEAQAKQNAQINLLLAENERSRIGQDLHDSLGHTFAMLSVKTDLALQLFQMQAYPQVEKELKEIHQISKDSMNEVRTIVENLKLRTLASELETVKKMLEIAGIEVEVDNQLDKASLTQDVESTAAMILLELATNIIKHASANKAYLKLERTDQELLLTVRDDGKGFATVKGNELHTVRDRVAAFSGQVELVSLKHPTEVRVHLPYKERK, from the coding sequence ATGCTTGAAAAACTGAAAAGCATACATTATATGTTTTGGGCCAGTTTGATTTTTATGGTTTTTCCTATCCTCTCTGCAGTAGTTGGGGAGATTCCTAGCTGGCATTTACTAGTTGATATTCTATTTGTGGTGGCTTACTTAGGCGTTTTGACAACCAAGAGCCAGCGATTATCCTGGCTCTTTTGGATTATCATGCTAGCCTATGTAGCTGGGAATACCGTCTTTATTTATGGCAACTATGTCTGGTTCTTCTTTTTCCTTGCCAATCTCTTGATTTATCATTTTAGAGTGCGTAGCCTACGTTCTCTTCATGTCTGGACTTTCCTTCTTGCTCAAGTTCTTGTTGTTGGACAACTCATGATGTTTCAGTCAGTCGAAACTGAGGCTGTAGCCTTTGAACTTGGGATTCTTACTTTTGTCGATTTGATGACATTGGGCTTGGTTCGGATTCGCATTGTCGAGGATTTGAAAGAAGCTCAGGCCAAGCAAAATGCCCAGATAAATCTATTGCTTGCTGAAAATGAACGCAGTCGTATAGGTCAGGATTTGCATGATAGCCTGGGGCATACCTTTGCCATGCTGAGTGTCAAGACAGATCTGGCCCTGCAGTTATTTCAGATGCAGGCCTATCCACAGGTGGAGAAGGAATTAAAAGAAATTCACCAGATCAGCAAGGATTCCATGAATGAAGTGCGAACCATCGTGGAAAATCTGAAATTACGGACTTTAGCATCAGAGCTTGAGACTGTCAAGAAGATGCTGGAGATTGCTGGAATTGAAGTTGAGGTTGACAATCAATTGGACAAGGCTAGCCTGACCCAAGATGTGGAGTCGACGGCTGCTATGATTTTGTTAGAACTGGCGACCAATATCATCAAGCATGCCAGCGCTAATAAAGCCTATCTAAAACTGGAACGTACAGATCAGGAATTGCTCCTGACAGTTAGAGATGACGGGAAAGGTTTTGCAACTGTAAAAGGGAATGAACTCCATACAGTCCGAGATCGTGTAGCAGCCTTCTCAGGTCAAGTAGAGCTGGTCAGTTTGAAACATCCAACAGAGGTGCGCGTGCATCTGCCTTATAAGGAGAGAAAGTAG